A portion of the Paenibacillus marchantiae genome contains these proteins:
- the iolD gene encoding 3D-(3,5/4)-trihydroxycyclohexane-1,2-dione acylhydrolase (decyclizing): MTTIRMTMAQALLRYLDQQYISVDGVETKFVKGVIGIFGHGNVTGIGEALERSSGSLTYMQGKNEQGMVHTAAAYAKQKNRRQIYACTTSIGPGALNMITAAATATVNRIPVLLLPGDNFATREPDPVLQQLEVSGDYTISATDPFKAVSKYWDRIVRPEQLMIAATQAMRVLMDPAETGAVTLALPQDVQAEAYDYPESFFARKVHYLDRRPPVQAAIERAAQQIARGRKPLIVAGGGVLYAEASTQLAEFAEAFGIPVAETQAGKSALAWDHPLNVGAIGVTGSLAANRLAREADVVIGVGTRFSDFTTASRSAFQHPEAAFININLNGMDAAKLGGEAILADAREGLQALQAALQGRQYHSGYGTSEIADLRDEWNTEVDRLYGLQHEAGLAQTTAVGVINRTIDPSSVIVCAAGSLPGDLHRLWRASAPKTYHMEYGFSCMGYEVSGAFGATLAEPDREVYAMVGDGSYLMLHSELVTSLQEQKKMTILLFNNNGFQCIHNLQREHGSDGFGNEFRYRESESGRLTGDYMPMDFAAHARSLGAKAYKAETTEQLEQAIRDARNETVTTLIEIPVVPGTNTGGYESWWNVGVPEVSNEEKVVTAHHAMQANRAKVRPV, from the coding sequence ATGACAACTATTAGAATGACGATGGCTCAGGCACTGCTCCGATATCTGGATCAGCAATATATTTCCGTTGATGGGGTGGAAACCAAGTTTGTGAAAGGTGTTATCGGCATTTTCGGTCACGGTAACGTAACTGGTATTGGAGAGGCACTGGAGCGTAGTTCTGGAAGTCTGACGTATATGCAGGGTAAAAATGAACAAGGCATGGTACATACGGCAGCAGCCTATGCCAAGCAGAAGAACCGTAGACAGATATATGCCTGCACAACATCCATCGGACCAGGAGCACTGAACATGATTACCGCAGCGGCAACGGCAACGGTCAATCGTATTCCCGTTTTACTGCTTCCGGGTGATAACTTTGCCACGCGTGAACCAGATCCCGTGCTGCAGCAGCTGGAGGTAAGCGGCGATTATACGATTTCAGCCACTGATCCGTTCAAAGCGGTCAGCAAATACTGGGATCGCATCGTGCGTCCCGAACAGCTGATGATTGCTGCCACGCAGGCGATGCGCGTGCTGATGGACCCGGCGGAGACGGGCGCGGTAACGCTGGCGCTGCCGCAGGATGTGCAGGCAGAGGCGTACGATTACCCTGAATCGTTCTTCGCCCGCAAGGTGCATTACCTGGACCGTCGTCCCCCGGTCCAGGCGGCAATAGAACGGGCAGCGCAGCAGATTGCCCGTGGCAGGAAGCCGCTGATTGTAGCAGGCGGCGGCGTGTTGTATGCCGAGGCATCTACACAGCTGGCTGAATTCGCCGAGGCATTTGGCATTCCGGTTGCCGAGACGCAGGCTGGCAAGAGTGCCTTGGCGTGGGACCACCCACTTAATGTGGGGGCTATCGGCGTTACCGGCTCGCTGGCTGCCAACAGGCTTGCCAGAGAAGCAGATGTGGTAATCGGCGTCGGCACCCGGTTCTCGGATTTTACGACGGCGTCTCGCTCCGCTTTTCAGCATCCCGAAGCGGCTTTCATCAATATTAACCTGAACGGCATGGATGCCGCCAAATTGGGTGGCGAAGCGATTTTGGCGGATGCACGGGAAGGTCTGCAAGCTTTGCAAGCGGCTTTACAGGGACGGCAGTACCACAGTGGATACGGAACATCTGAGATCGCCGACCTGCGGGATGAGTGGAACACCGAGGTGGATCGACTCTATGGACTGCAACATGAGGCAGGGTTGGCACAGACAACCGCGGTCGGTGTAATTAATCGGACCATTGACCCTTCTTCCGTCATTGTGTGTGCGGCGGGAAGTTTGCCTGGAGACTTGCACCGTCTATGGCGCGCGTCTGCACCGAAAACATACCACATGGAGTACGGCTTCTCCTGTATGGGCTATGAGGTGAGCGGTGCATTCGGAGCAACTCTTGCGGAGCCGGATCGTGAAGTGTATGCCATGGTGGGTGACGGTAGTTACCTAATGCTTCATTCTGAACTGGTGACGAGCTTGCAGGAACAGAAGAAGATGACCATTTTACTATTCAACAACAACGGATTTCAGTGTATTCATAATTTGCAACGGGAGCACGGAAGTGACGGTTTTGGCAACGAGTTTCGCTATCGGGAATCGGAGAGTGGACGACTGACCGGGGATTACATGCCTATGGATTTTGCAGCCCATGCCCGCAGCCTTGGAGCCAAAGCCTATAAGGCAGAGACGACAGAACAATTGGAGCAGGCGATCAGAGATGCACGGAATGAGACCGTGACTACACTGATCGAAATTCCAGTCGTGCCTGGAACCAATACTGGCGGATATGAGTCCTGGTGGAATGTGGGCGTGCCAGAAGTGTCCAACGAGGAAAAGGTGGTAACGGCTCACCACGCCATGCAGGCAAACCGTGCCAAAGTAAGACCTGTTTAA